Proteins co-encoded in one Quercus robur chromosome 8, dhQueRobu3.1, whole genome shotgun sequence genomic window:
- the LOC126697340 gene encoding nuclear transport factor 2-like isoform X1 → MVFNLRCYTNFPFLTKLVSSNIYDCICPAKTYAIFVPNLLMNAIVEQLEAVFNNFGPIKHNGIQVRSSKGTCFGFVEFESASSMRSAIKLTMTEGGFQDMLVIEMKTLGAVETSVVEILA, encoded by the exons ATGGTGTTCAATTTGAGATGTTATACAAACTTCCCTTTCCTTACCAAGCTTGTTTCTTCTAATATCTATGATTGTATATGTCCAGCTAAGACTTATGCCATATTTGTACCAAATCTGCTTATGAATGCAATTGTTGAACAACTTGAAGcagttttcaacaattttgggCCTATTAAGCATAATGGTATTCAAGTTAGAAGTAGCAAG GGAAcatgttttggttttgtggaaTTTGAATCTGCCAGTTCGATGCGAAGTGCTATTAAG TTAACAATGACAGAGGGAGGTTTTCAGGACATGCTGGTTATCGAAATGAAAACTTTAGGGGCCGTGGAAACTTCAGTGGTGGAAATTTTAGCATAG
- the LOC126697339 gene encoding protein RETARDED ROOT GROWTH-LIKE-like, protein MWRTIDAQLRAARLFPSLFSSSSQSQPLHFSLKPICTFLTTNPKPHHTLCLVPKTLNLRTIFATATTATDSISCLASLTVVRCVSSFSPAGSLDWNEPVSCSEVGEGNGDDDNLDEDNKPCIPVRAYFFSTSVDLRSLVEQNRQNFIPPTSRMTNYVVLKFGNLSEINGLGASLSGSNCCYMVVFQYGSIVLFNVREHEVDGYLKIVQKHASGLLPEMRKDEYEVREKASLNTWMQGGLDYIMLQYLSTDGIRTIGSVLGQSIALDYYVRQVDGMVAEFTDINREMETTGKFKMKRKKLFQLVGKANSNLADVILKLGLFERSDIAWKDAKYAQIWEYLRDEFELTQRFASLDFKLKFVEHNIRFLQEILQNRKSDFLEWLIIALIGAEILLSVYDIVHRSALNL, encoded by the exons atgtgGCGCACCATTGACGCACAGCTAAGAGCCGCGCGtctcttcccttctctcttctcaTCTTCTTCACAATCACAACCTCTTCACTTCTCACTCAAACCCATCTGTACATTCCTCACCACTAACCCAAAACCTCACCACACTCTCTGCTTAGTCCCCAAAACCCTAAACCTCCGCACCATTTTCGCCACCGCCACCACCGCCACCGACTCGATTTCTTGCCTTGCAAGTCTGACTGTGGTACGGTGCGTTTCGTCGTTCTCTCCTGCGGGTTCATTGGACTGGAACGAGCCCGTTTCGTGCTCCGAGGTCGGCGAGGGCAACGGCGACGATGACAACCTTGACGAAGACAACAAACCTTGTATTCCTGTTCGCGCTTATTTCTTCTCTACTAG TGTGGACTTGAGAAGCTTAGTGGAACAGAATAGGCAAAATTTTATCCCACCAACGTCTCGTATGACTAATTATGTTGTTCTTAAGTTTGGCAATCTTTCTGAGATCAAT GGTTTGGGTGCGTCCTTAAGCGGAAGTAACTGCTGTTACATGGTAGTTTTTCAGTATGGCTCCATCGTCTTGTTTAATGTCCGTGAACACGAGGTTGATGGGTATCTGAAAATTGTACAAAAACATGCTTCAGGATTACTACCTGAAATGAGAAAGGATG AGTATGAGGTGAGGGAGAAGGCATCATTGAACACGTGGATGCAAGGTGGATTAGATTACATTATGTTGCAGTACCTGAGTACTGATGGGATCCGTACTATTGGTAGTGTTCTTGGCCAAAGTATTGCTCTTGATTACTATGTGCGCCAG GTTGATGGAATGGTTGCAGAATTTACTGATATAAATCGTGAGATGGAAACAACTGGAAAGTTCAAAATGAAGAGGAAAAAACTTTTTCAGTTAGTGGGAAAGGCAAATTCTAATCTTGCTGATGTGATTCTTAAGCTTGGGCTTTTTGAGAG ATCGGACATTGCCTGGAAGGATGCAAAATATGCTCAAATATGGGAATATCTTAGAGATGAATTTGAATTGACTCAGAGATTCGCTAGTCTTGATTTCAAGTTGAAGTTTGTGGAG CACAATATCCGCTTTCTTCAGGAAATTCTTCAGAATAGGAAATCAGATTTTCTGGAGTGGCTCATTATTGCACTGATAGGTGCTGAAATACTTTTATCAGTTTATGACATTGTCCACAGGTCAGCACTTAATCTTTAG
- the LOC126696551 gene encoding uncharacterized protein LOC126696551 produces MTINISECFNGVLKGARDLPIAVMVEFTWSKLVEYFHNRHKEITNELLEGKKWSTYAFSMWDGNRRKSEKHYLKAFSNQDMIYQVVTSLNTCSTEGGNHNYEVRLWERTCSCGKWQNTCSHAIRVCDAVNIDLTTYIHPCYSLDNALNTYSHAFVVPKSQSLWRDPTGPKWLHTGNISNSAKWLSI; encoded by the coding sequence ATGACAATCAATATATCAGAGTGCTTCAATGGTGTACTGAAAGGTGCACGGGACCTTCCTATTGCAGTAATGGTTGAATTCACTTGGTCCAAACTTGTTGAATATTTCCACAACCGGCACAAAGAAATTACTAATGAGTTGTTGGAGGGTAAGAAATGGAGTACATATGCCTTCTCCATGTGGGACGGAAATAGGCGTAAATCTGAGAAACACTATCTCAAGGCATTTAGCAATCAAGATATGATATATCAGGTAGTTACTTCACTCAACACGTGTAGCACAGAAGGGGGAAACCACAATTATGAAGTTCGGTTATGGGAAAGAACATGCAGTTGTGGAAAATGGCAAAACACGTGTTCACATGCAATTAGAGTATGTGATGCGGTAAATATTGATTTGACCACATATATTCACCCATGTTATAGTTTGGACAATGCCCTTAACACTTACTCACATGCATTTGTGGTTCCTAAGTCACAGTCATTGTGGAGGGATCCCACGGGGCCAAAGTGGTTGCATACAGGAAACATTTCCAACAGCGCTAAATGGCTTTCAATCTGA
- the LOC126697340 gene encoding nuclear transport factor 2-like isoform X3, translated as MKKKSVKRQMPKHRNINAIQTVFNNFGPIKHNGIQVRSSKGTCFGFVEFESASSMRSAIKLTMTEGGFQDMLVIEMKTLGAVETSVVEILA; from the exons atgaaaaaaaaaagtgtgaaacgCCAAATGCCAAAACACAGGAATATAAACGCTATCCAAACAG ttttcaacaattttgggCCTATTAAGCATAATGGTATTCAAGTTAGAAGTAGCAAG GGAAcatgttttggttttgtggaaTTTGAATCTGCCAGTTCGATGCGAAGTGCTATTAAG TTAACAATGACAGAGGGAGGTTTTCAGGACATGCTGGTTATCGAAATGAAAACTTTAGGGGCCGTGGAAACTTCAGTGGTGGAAATTTTAGCATAG
- the LOC126697340 gene encoding nuclear transport factor 2-like isoform X2 produces the protein MKKKSVKRQMPKHRNINAIQTAKTYAIFVPNLLMNAIVEQLEAVFNNFGPIKHNGIQVRSSKGTCFGFVEFESASSMRSAIKLTMTEGGFQDMLVIEMKTLGAVETSVVEILA, from the exons atgaaaaaaaaaagtgtgaaacgCCAAATGCCAAAACACAGGAATATAAACGCTATCCAAACAG CTAAGACTTATGCCATATTTGTACCAAATCTGCTTATGAATGCAATTGTTGAACAACTTGAAGcagttttcaacaattttgggCCTATTAAGCATAATGGTATTCAAGTTAGAAGTAGCAAG GGAAcatgttttggttttgtggaaTTTGAATCTGCCAGTTCGATGCGAAGTGCTATTAAG TTAACAATGACAGAGGGAGGTTTTCAGGACATGCTGGTTATCGAAATGAAAACTTTAGGGGCCGTGGAAACTTCAGTGGTGGAAATTTTAGCATAG